The proteins below come from a single Miscanthus floridulus cultivar M001 chromosome 1, ASM1932011v1, whole genome shotgun sequence genomic window:
- the LOC136460585 gene encoding uncharacterized protein, with protein sequence MDKTWMDQPRQTLVFREGVDMFLEFAFSNSAKGNKILCPCKACKNSCWRVRSIVLEHLICEGFTNGYITWVNHGEPSSSFFTNSSQHERVEVGDPNEEDDISGLLQDIAGGLDVQGDLEVDNTKQHDEDMEAFYKMVEDAGKELYPGCKYSKLRFIVRLLHIKFVGRWSNKSFDMLLELLKDVLPEESSLPKNFNAAKKMAKGVGLGYVKIHACENDCILFWKEHAKKDVCPKCDTSRWKSENSSPSGKHVHRVPRKVLRYFPIKKRLQWYFMCSKTASDTRWHDEGRTQDGLLRHPADAPFWKDFDSKHPVFSSESRNLRLAVASDGFNPFRTMKSTYSIWPVILIPYNLPPWKCMKQSNFILSLLIPGPKAPCGDMDVFLEPLVDDMVEMFVHGVRTYDASKREPFQLRAAIVCTISDFLGLGYLVACVTSGKVACPECHLDTCSFQLKKGGKCVYMGHRRFLDAEHKFRFDADSFDGTTELRLAPRPLSGEEILELTANICTTFGKDLVTKKPAKRQCNPTTEEPSKRKRKKVNEPPTVWKRKSIWFKLPYWKDLLLRHNFDVMHIEKNVCQNIIDTLLDTDGKSKDNLNARLDIQKLGIRSDLHPVSVEDNFYLPPAQFTMSPDDREAFCQVLKDVKFLDGYASDMRRNVQVKEKKIIGLKSHDNHILLQHLLPIAVRNILPERVSAALIRVSNFFKKIYSPTIRISDMQKLEAEIAETLSVLETIFLPSFFDIMVHLMVHLPAQARLAGPIHYRSMWAVERYLMKLKGSVRTRSHPEGSICEAYKFDESLTFCSKFLKGYETGQVGNGESMDCEICTTPFFQSTGQALSGKCTISVEYKTWVEGLVENGVEVPKEIHILANEPFMIATTYNSYAINGFKFHTFSYDEGRPVQGSGVALVAQTSCFENGNNVDLVMRNKIYYGIIKEIIELNYRNKGNIVLFKCDWVDNRIQHKWVYYVKEGLESDWYAVAQSKPRDLYDMAVENEIRNPMSDLDANVDLSGLFGDVVHVRTDIDGVIVAERKRKINNVKSKGKKKIRGAN encoded by the exons ATGGATAAAACATGGATGGATCAGCCTAG GCAAACCCTTGTGTTTAGAGAAGGAGTGGATATGTTTTTAGAGTTTGCCTTTAGTAATTCAGCAAAAGGAAATAAGATTTTGTGTCCCTGCAAGGCATGCAAGAACTCTTGTTGGAGGGTCCGTAGTATTGTACTTGAGCACTTGATATGTGAGGGATTTACAAATGGGTATATAACATGGGTGAATCATGGTGAACCTAGTTCCAGTTTTTTCACAAATAGCAGCCAACATGAAAGGGTAGAAGTAGGGGACCCAAATGAAGAGGATGACATTTCTGGTTTACTTCAAGACATAGCTGGGGGTTTAGATGTCCAGGGGGACTTAGAAGTAGACAACACGAAGCAGCACGATGAGGATATGGAAGCTTTTTACAAAATGGTAGAAGATGCTGGCAAGGAGCTATATCCAGGTTGTAAGTACTCGAAGCTACGTTTCATTGTAAGATTACTGCATATCAAATTCGTTGGGCGATGGAGTAACAAAAGCTTCGACATGCTATTAGAGTTACTTAAGGATGTCTTACCTGAAGAGTCATCACTTCCAAAAAACTTTAATGCTGCTAAAAAAATGGCAAAAGGTGTAGGACTTGGTTACGTGAAAATTCATGCATGTGAGAATGATTGCATACTGTTTTGGAAGGAGCATGCAAAGAAAGATGTATGTCCAAAATGTGATACTTCAAGATGGAAATCAGAAAATAGTAGTCCTAGTGGAAAACATGTGCATAGGGTTCCTAGGAAAGTTCTGCGTTACTTCCCTATAAAGAAAAGGCTACAATGGTATTTTATGTGCTCAAAAACAGCAAGTGACACAAGGTGGCATGATGAAGGACGCACACAAGATGGTTTGTTGAGGCATCCTGCTGATGCTCCTTTCTGGAAAGATTTTGACTCTAAGCATCCAGTATTTTCATCAGAGAGTCGAAATCTTAGACTAGCTGTAGCTAGCGATGGCTTTAATCCTTTTAGGACCATGAAATCAACTTATAGCATTTGGCCTGTTATTTTGATcccatacaaccttccaccttggaagTGTATGAAGCAATCAAATTTCATCCTATCCTTGTTGATCCCTGGACCTAAGGCACCTTGTGGTGATATGGATGTCTTTCTTGAGCCGCTGGTGGATGATATGGTAGAAATGTTTGTTCATGGTGTAAGAACATATGATGCTTCTAAGCGTGAACCCTTCCAACTGCGTGCTGCCATAGTTTGCACCATATCTGATTTTCTAGGTCTAGGTTATTTGGTGGCATGTGTCACTTCTGGCAAAGTTGCATGTCCTGAATGCCACTTAGATACATGTTCTTTCCAACTAAAAAAGGGAGGCAAGTGTGTCTACATGGGCCATCGTAGATTCTTAGATGCCGAACACAAGTTTCGGTTTGATGCAGATTCATTTGATGGTACCACAGAACTTAGGCTAGCACCTAGACCTCTTAGTGGAGAGGAAATATTGGAGCTGACAGCCAATATATGCACAACCTTCGGAAAGGACCTAGTAACCAAGAAGCCAGCCAAGCGTCAGTGCAATCCAACTACAGAGGAGCCATCCAAGCGAAAACGCAAGAAAGTTAATGAGCCACCAACTGTTTGGAAAAGAAAATCCATTTGGTTTAAGTTGCCATATTGGAAAGACCTACTTCTACGGCATAATTTTGATGTTATGCACATAGAAAAGAACGTGTGTCAGAATATTATTGACACACTTTTGGACACCGATGGAAAATCCAAGGATAACTTAAATGCTCGCTTGGACATCCAGAAACTTGGCATTAGAAGTGATCTTCATCCTGTTAGTGTAGAAGATAACTTTTATTTACCTCCAGCACAGTTTACAATGAGTCCTGATGATAGGGAAGCATTTTGCCAagtattgaaggatgtgaagttccTAGATGGTTATGCATCTGATATGCGTCGTAATGTGCAAGTTAAGGAGAAGAAGATAATTGGATTAAAGAGCCATGACAACCACATATTGTTGCAGCACTTACTTCCCATTGCTGTTCGGAATATACTACCAGAAAGAGTAAGTGCAGCACTAATTCGTGTGAGCAATTTCTTCAAGAAGATCTACTCACCCACTATTCGTATCAGTGATATGCAAAAACTAGAGGCTGAAATAGCTGAGACACTAAGTGTCCTTGAGACCATATTTCTGCCATCTTTTTTTGATATCATGGTTCATTTGATGGTGCATCTGCCTGCTCAAGCAAGACTTGCTGGTCCTATACACTATCGTAGCATGTGGGCAGTAGAGAG gtatttgatgaagttGAAGGGCTCTGTTCGTACTAGAAGTCATCCAGAGGGATCAATTTGTGAGGCCTACAAATTTGATGAGAGTCTTACTTTCTGCTCCAAATTTTTGAAAGGCTATGAGACTGGACAAGTAGGAAATGGTGAAAGTATGGACTGTGAAATTTGTACTACACCATTCTTCCAAAGCACAGGGCAAGCTTTGAGTGGCAAGTGCACTATATCCGTAGAATACAAGACTTGG GTGGAAGGGTTAGTTGAAAATGGTGTAGAAGTACCGAAAGAGATACATATTTTGGCAAATGAACCTTTCATGATTGCAACAACATACAATAGCTATGCAATTAATGGATTTAAATTCCATACGTTCTCCTATGATGAGGGTAGACCAGTTCAAGGCAGTGGAGTAGCTTTGGTTGCCCAGACCTCTTGCTTTGAAAATGGAAACAATGTGGACCTAGTTATGAGAAACAAGATATACTATGGCATCATCAAAGAAATCATTGAGTTAAACTATCGCAACAAAGGAAACATAGTTTTGTTTAAATGTGATTGGGTGGACAATCGCATTCAACATAAATGG GTTTACTATGTTAAGGAAGGTCTTGAATCAGATTGGTATGCTGTTGCCCAGTCAAAACCACGCGATCTTTATGATATGGCGGTTGAAAATGAAATACGTAACCCAATGAGTGATTTGGATGCAAATGTTGATCTCAGTGGTCTTTTTGGAGATGTTGTACATGTAAGGACTGATATAGATGGGGTCATTGTTGCTGAAAGGAAGAGGAA GATAAACAATGTCAAAAGCAAGGGGAAAAAGAAAATCCGTGGAGCCAACTGA